From Equus quagga isolate Etosha38 chromosome 3, UCLA_HA_Equagga_1.0, whole genome shotgun sequence, one genomic window encodes:
- the LOC124236622 gene encoding spondin-2 → MGKERTGREGRGGRGGEGRQREGAAVAGAREELTSAWGGFSSFGQAGGAAPGAEEVPFSPSPRPVCRSLVAAVGDLGPHWPARRRPRHKLELWALARTVCCPQPGCPPSRCSCWVMETLSLAAARGKALWALLLATLGSAAGQPLGGDSGCMARPLAKYSVTFTGKWSQTAFPKQYPLFRPPAQWSSLLGAAHSSDYSMWRKDQYVSNGLRDFVERGEAWALMKEIEAAGEKLQSVHEVFSAPAVPSGTGHTSTELEAHSRHSLVSFVVRIVPSPDWFVGVDSLDLCDGDHWREQVAVDLYPYDAGTDSGFTFSSPNFATIPQDTVTEITSSSPSHPANSFYYPRLKALPPIARVTLVRLRQNPRAFVPPAPDLVDRGNEIMDSLSVPETPLDCEVSLWSSWGLCGGPCGKLGAKSRTRYIRVQPANHGTPCPELEEEAECVPDNCV, encoded by the exons ATGGGAAAGGAGAGAAccgggagggaggggaggggcgggaggggaggggagggaagacaaAGAGAGGGCGCGGCGGTGGCGGGCGCCCGGGAGGAGCTGACCTCAGCCTGGGGAGGCTTCTCCAGCTTCGGGCAGGCGGGCGGGGCAGCGCCCGGGGCTGAAGAagtccctttctctccctctccccgtCCTGTCTGCCGCTCTCTGGTGGCCGCGGTGGGGGACCTGGGGCCTCATTGGCCGGCCAGGCGCCGTCCTCGGCATAAATTGGAGCTCTGGGCTCTCGCTAGGACCGTCTGCTGCCCACAGCCCGGCTGCCCGCCCTCCCGCTGCTCCTGCTGG GTGATGGAAACCCTGAGCCTGGCTGCCGCCCGGGGCAAGGCCCTCTGGGCTCTCCTCCTGGCCACGCTTGGCTCTGCTGCCGGCCAGCCGCTGGGGGGAGACTCTGGCTGCATGGCCCGGCCCCTGGCCAAGTACAGCGTCACCTTCACCGGCAAGTGGAGCCAGACAGCCTTCCCCAAGCAGTACCCTCTGTTCCGGCCGCCCGCACAGTGGTCGTCCCTGCTAG GGGCAGCGCACAGCTCCGACTACAGCATGTGGAGGAAGGACCAGTATGTCAGCAACGGGCTGAGGGACTTTGTGGAGCGGGGCGAGGCGTGGGCCCTGATGAAGGAGATCGAGGCGGCCGGAGAGAAGCTGCAGAGCGTGCACGAAGTGTTCTCAGCCCCTGCTGTGCCCAGTGGCACTGGGCACACCTCCACGGAGCTCGAGGCCCATTCCAGGCACTCGCTC GTGTCCTTCGTGGTGCGCATCGTCCCCAGCCCTGACTGGTTTGTGGGCGTCGACAGTCTGGACCTGTGTGACGGGGACCACTGGAGGGAGCAGGTCGCCGTGGACCTTTACCCCTACGACGCTGGGACAGACAGCGGCTTCACTTTCTCCTCCCCCAACTTCGCGACGATCCCGCAGGACACAGTGACTGAG ATAACATCCTCATCTCCCAGCCACCCAGCAAATTCCTTCTACTACCCGCGCCTGAAGGCCCTGCCCCCCATCGCCAGAGTGACCCTGGTGCGGCTCCGGCAGAACCCCAGGGCTTTTGTCCCGCCCGCCCCAGACCTGGTGGACAGGGGCAACGAGATCATGGACAGCCTCTCAG TTCCAGAAACGCCGCTGGACTGCGAGGTCTCTCTGTGGTCGTCCTGGGGCCTGTGCGGAGGTCCGTGCGGGAAGCTGGGGGCCAAGAGCAGGACTCGCTACATCCGCGTGCAGCCCGCCAACCACGGGACGCCCTGCCCGGAGCTGGAAGAGGAGGCGGAGTGCGTGCCTGACAACTGCGTCTGA